A DNA window from Helianthus annuus cultivar XRQ/B chromosome 15, HanXRQr2.0-SUNRISE, whole genome shotgun sequence contains the following coding sequences:
- the LOC110912259 gene encoding protein ZINC INDUCED FACILITATOR-LIKE 1 isoform X3, whose product MGGVKVKKPILNKVCIKNCPGCNLDENKELQTGLPIKEMLYIWTVVLCAALPISSLFPFLYFMVRDFNIAEKEEDISYYAGFVGSAYMIGRALTSVFWGVVADRYGRKPVIILGTSTVVIFNTLFGFSVNYWMAIITRFLLGFLNGLLGPIKAYALELFRDEYQALGLSAISTSWGIGLIIGPALGGYLAQPAENFPGLVSPDSLFGRFPYLLPCLCISVFALFVTIGAIWLPETLHFHKKNELESASCVIDAEDKTDEKKDSSLISLLKNWPLMSSIIVYCVFSLHDMTYTEVFSLWAVSPKSLGGLNYTTEDVGTVLSITGVGLLLFQTSLYPMAQRMFGPIGVARISGVLSIPLLTSYPYIALLSGFMLTFTLNLASIVKNVLSVSIITGTFMLQNKAVDQHQRGAANGIAMTLQSICKAIGPACGGALLSWSQKRQNATFLPGDQMIFFFLNVIEGIGVLLTFKPFLITNHY is encoded by the exons ATGGGTGGTGTTAAGGTTAAGAAGCCAATTCTAAACAAAGTATGTATCAAAAATTGTCCTGGGTGTAATCTGGATGAGAATAAAGAGCTGCAAACCGGGTTACCGATTAAGGAAATGTTGTATATATGGACTGTGGTGCTGTGTGCTG CACTCCCTATATCATCTCTCTTCCCGTTTCTCTACTTCATG GTGAGAGATTTTAACATTGCGGAGAAAGAGGAGGACATTAGTTACTATGCAGGCTTTGTCG GGTCTGCATACATGATTGGAAGGGCATTGACATCCGTATTCTGGGGAGTAGTGGCTGATCGATATGGTCGAAAACCAGTTATTATTTTGGGCACGTCGACAGT GgttattttcaacacacttttcgGTTTTAGTGTCAACTATTGGATGGCTATTATTACAAGGTTTCTTCTTGGCTTTTTAAATGGGTTACTTGGACCTATAAAG GCATATGCATTGGAACTTTTCCGGGATGAATATCAAGCTTTAGGACTGTCAGCC ATCAGTACATCATGGGGCATAGGACTGATCATTGGCCCGGCGTTGGGTGGTTACCTTGCACAG CCTGCAGAGAATTTTCCAGGTCTAGTATCTCCGGATTCTTTATTCGGGAG ATTTCCGTATTTGTTGCCTTGCCTTTGTATCTCCGTTTTCGCGCTTTTTGTGACCATCGGTGCAATCTGGCTTCCG GAAACGTTGCACTTTCATAAGAAGAACGAGTTGGAGTCTGCTTCCTGTGTTATTGATGCTGAGGATAAAACAGATGAGAAAAAAGATTCCTCCTTAATAAGCCTCCTCAAGAACTGGCCGTTAATGTCTTCTATCATTGTCTATTGCGTTTTTTCGCTCCATGACATGACTTACACAGAG GTTTTCTCTTTGTGGGCTGTGAGCCCTAAGAGTTTAGGCGGCCTGAACTATACTACCGAGGATGTTGGTACAGTCCTGTCTATCACAG GGGTGGGGCTTCTCCTTTTCCAGACTTCATTATATCCAATGGCACAAAGAATGTTCGGCCCCATCGGTGTAGCTCGCATCTCAGGA GTTTTGTCTATACCTCTACTCACATCGTATCCATACATAGCGTTGTTATCAGGCTTCATGCTCACGTTTACGTTAAATCTTGCATCGATCGTGAAGAATGTTTTATCT GTGTCTATCATTACCGGCACGTTCATGCTGCAAAATAAAGCTGTG GATCAACACCAAAGAGGCGCGGCCAATGGTATAGCCATGACTTTGCAGTCAATTTGCAAAGCAATTGGTCCTGCATGTGGAGGAGCACT TTTGTCATGGTCCCAAAAGAGACAAAATGCAACATTTCTTCCTG GAGACCAGATGATATTTTTCTTCTTGAATGTGATTGAAGGAATTGGAGTTCTACTGACCTTCAAGCCATTTTTGATCACAAATCATTACTAG
- the LOC110912259 gene encoding protein ZINC INDUCED FACILITATOR-LIKE 1 isoform X2: protein MAIDNGLKDELLEPVYHENCPGCKVDRDKRMQTGFPFKDLIFVWVVVLCVALPISSLFPFLYFMVRDFNIAEKEEDISYYAGFVGSAYMIGRALTSVFWGVVADRYGRKPVIILGTSTVVIFNTLFGFSVNYWMAIITRFLLGFLNGLLGPIKAYALELFRDEYQALGLSAISTSWGIGLIIGPALGGYLAQPAENFPGLVSPDSLFGRFPYLLPCLCISVFALFVTIGAIWLPETLHFHKKNELESASCVIDAEDKTDEKKDSSLISLLKNWPLMSSIIVYCVFSLHDMTYTEVFSLWAVSPKSLGGLNYTTEDVGTVLSITGVGLLLFQTSLYPMAQRMFGPIGVARISGVLSIPLLTSYPYIALLSGFMLTFTLNLASIVKNVLSVSIITGTFMLQNKAVDQHQRGAANGIAMTLQSICKAIGPACGGALLSWSQKRQNATFLPGDQMIFFFLNVIEGIGVLLTFKPFLITNHY, encoded by the exons ATGGCGATCGACAACGGACTAAAAGACGAGCTTTTGGAGCCGGTATACCATGAGAATTGCCCGGGTTGCAAAGTGGATCGTGATAAACGAATGCAAACCGGATTTCCCTTCAAAGATCTCATTTTTGTATGGGTGGTGGTCTTATGTGTTG CACTCCCTATATCATCTCTCTTCCCGTTTCTCTACTTCATG GTGAGAGATTTTAACATTGCGGAGAAAGAGGAGGACATTAGTTACTATGCAGGCTTTGTCG GGTCTGCATACATGATTGGAAGGGCATTGACATCCGTATTCTGGGGAGTAGTGGCTGATCGATATGGTCGAAAACCAGTTATTATTTTGGGCACGTCGACAGT GgttattttcaacacacttttcgGTTTTAGTGTCAACTATTGGATGGCTATTATTACAAGGTTTCTTCTTGGCTTTTTAAATGGGTTACTTGGACCTATAAAG GCATATGCATTGGAACTTTTCCGGGATGAATATCAAGCTTTAGGACTGTCAGCC ATCAGTACATCATGGGGCATAGGACTGATCATTGGCCCGGCGTTGGGTGGTTACCTTGCACAG CCTGCAGAGAATTTTCCAGGTCTAGTATCTCCGGATTCTTTATTCGGGAG ATTTCCGTATTTGTTGCCTTGCCTTTGTATCTCCGTTTTCGCGCTTTTTGTGACCATCGGTGCAATCTGGCTTCCG GAAACGTTGCACTTTCATAAGAAGAACGAGTTGGAGTCTGCTTCCTGTGTTATTGATGCTGAGGATAAAACAGATGAGAAAAAAGATTCCTCCTTAATAAGCCTCCTCAAGAACTGGCCGTTAATGTCTTCTATCATTGTCTATTGCGTTTTTTCGCTCCATGACATGACTTACACAGAG GTTTTCTCTTTGTGGGCTGTGAGCCCTAAGAGTTTAGGCGGCCTGAACTATACTACCGAGGATGTTGGTACAGTCCTGTCTATCACAG GGGTGGGGCTTCTCCTTTTCCAGACTTCATTATATCCAATGGCACAAAGAATGTTCGGCCCCATCGGTGTAGCTCGCATCTCAGGA GTTTTGTCTATACCTCTACTCACATCGTATCCATACATAGCGTTGTTATCAGGCTTCATGCTCACGTTTACGTTAAATCTTGCATCGATCGTGAAGAATGTTTTATCT GTGTCTATCATTACCGGCACGTTCATGCTGCAAAATAAAGCTGTG GATCAACACCAAAGAGGCGCGGCCAATGGTATAGCCATGACTTTGCAGTCAATTTGCAAAGCAATTGGTCCTGCATGTGGAGGAGCACT TTTGTCATGGTCCCAAAAGAGACAAAATGCAACATTTCTTCCTG GAGACCAGATGATATTTTTCTTCTTGAATGTGATTGAAGGAATTGGAGTTCTACTGACCTTCAAGCCATTTTTGATCACAAATCATTACTAG
- the LOC110912259 gene encoding protein ZINC INDUCED FACILITATOR-LIKE 1 isoform X1, producing the protein MAIDNNGLKDELLEPVYHENCPGCKVDRDKRMQTGFPFKDLIFIWVVVLCVALPISSLFPFLYFMVRDFNIAEKEEDISYYAGFVGSAYMIGRALTSVFWGVVADRYGRKPVIILGTSTVVIFNTLFGFSVNYWMAIITRFLLGFLNGLLGPIKAYALELFRDEYQALGLSAISTSWGIGLIIGPALGGYLAQPAENFPGLVSPDSLFGRFPYLLPCLCISVFALFVTIGAIWLPETLHFHKKNELESASCVIDAEDKTDEKKDSSLISLLKNWPLMSSIIVYCVFSLHDMTYTEVFSLWAVSPKSLGGLNYTTEDVGTVLSITGVGLLLFQTSLYPMAQRMFGPIGVARISGVLSIPLLTSYPYIALLSGFMLTFTLNLASIVKNVLSVSIITGTFMLQNKAVDQHQRGAANGIAMTLQSICKAIGPACGGALLSWSQKRQNATFLPGDQMIFFFLNVIEGIGVLLTFKPFLITNHY; encoded by the exons ATGGCGATCGACAACAACGGACTAAAAGACGAGCTTTTGGAGCCGGTATACCATGAGAATTGCCCGGGTTGCAAAGTGGATCGTGATAAACGAATGCAAACCGGATTTCCCTTCAAAGATCTCATTTTTATATGGGTGGTGGTGTTATGTGTTG CACTCCCTATATCATCTCTCTTCCCGTTTCTCTACTTCATG GTGAGAGATTTTAACATTGCGGAGAAAGAGGAGGACATTAGTTACTATGCAGGCTTTGTCG GGTCTGCATACATGATTGGAAGGGCATTGACATCCGTATTCTGGGGAGTAGTGGCTGATCGATATGGTCGAAAACCAGTTATTATTTTGGGCACGTCGACAGT GgttattttcaacacacttttcgGTTTTAGTGTCAACTATTGGATGGCTATTATTACAAGGTTTCTTCTTGGCTTTTTAAATGGGTTACTTGGACCTATAAAG GCATATGCATTGGAACTTTTCCGGGATGAATATCAAGCTTTAGGACTGTCAGCC ATCAGTACATCATGGGGCATAGGACTGATCATTGGCCCGGCGTTGGGTGGTTACCTTGCACAG CCTGCAGAGAATTTTCCAGGTCTAGTATCTCCGGATTCTTTATTCGGGAG ATTTCCGTATTTGTTGCCTTGCCTTTGTATCTCCGTTTTCGCGCTTTTTGTGACCATCGGTGCAATCTGGCTTCCG GAAACGTTGCACTTTCATAAGAAGAACGAGTTGGAGTCTGCTTCCTGTGTTATTGATGCTGAGGATAAAACAGATGAGAAAAAAGATTCCTCCTTAATAAGCCTCCTCAAGAACTGGCCGTTAATGTCTTCTATCATTGTCTATTGCGTTTTTTCGCTCCATGACATGACTTACACAGAG GTTTTCTCTTTGTGGGCTGTGAGCCCTAAGAGTTTAGGCGGCCTGAACTATACTACCGAGGATGTTGGTACAGTCCTGTCTATCACAG GGGTGGGGCTTCTCCTTTTCCAGACTTCATTATATCCAATGGCACAAAGAATGTTCGGCCCCATCGGTGTAGCTCGCATCTCAGGA GTTTTGTCTATACCTCTACTCACATCGTATCCATACATAGCGTTGTTATCAGGCTTCATGCTCACGTTTACGTTAAATCTTGCATCGATCGTGAAGAATGTTTTATCT GTGTCTATCATTACCGGCACGTTCATGCTGCAAAATAAAGCTGTG GATCAACACCAAAGAGGCGCGGCCAATGGTATAGCCATGACTTTGCAGTCAATTTGCAAAGCAATTGGTCCTGCATGTGGAGGAGCACT TTTGTCATGGTCCCAAAAGAGACAAAATGCAACATTTCTTCCTG GAGACCAGATGATATTTTTCTTCTTGAATGTGATTGAAGGAATTGGAGTTCTACTGACCTTCAAGCCATTTTTGATCACAAATCATTACTAG